The nucleotide window GGGCGCGCACGGGCTCACCGAGGAGAACCTCCAGGCGAGAATCCGCGGGAATCTCCTGATGGCGATCTCCAACGCACGCGGCTCGCTGGTGCTCACCACCGGCAACAAGAGCGAGATGTCCACCGGCTATTCCACTCTGTACGGGGACATGGCCGGCGGTTTCGCGGTGATCAAGGACATCGAGAAGACGCTGGTGTTCCGGCTGTGTTCGTGGCGCAACGACCGCGGGGAGCGCGACGTGATCCCGCGCTGGGTGATCGCCAAGCCGCCCTCGGCGGAGCTGCGCCCCAACCAGCGCGACACCGACTCGCTGCCGCCCTACGCGGTGCTGGACCCCATCCTGCGCGGCTACGTGGAGGAGGACCTGCCGGTGGAGGAGATCGCCGCGCGGGGCTTCGACGCGCCGCTGGTGCGCAGGGTGATGGAGATGGTGGACCGCAACGAGTACAAGCGCCGCCAGGCGCCGCCCGGGCCGCGCATCACGCACCGGGGGCTGGGCAAGGACCGCCGCATGCCGATCACCTCGAAGTACCGGGAGCGCTGACGCGCGGCCCCCGCCGCGAGCCGCCGCCCTGTTGAACACGCGGGCCCGCCCGGATGCTCCCACCCGGGCGGGCCCGCATTTTCATCCTTCCGGCGGCGCGGCCGATGGCGGCGCCGCCGCGGTGCCAAGGGCGCCGGCCTCCCGGGCCGGGCCCTGTCGCTTCCCTACTTCGGGTTGACGTTCGCCGCCTGCAGGCCCTTCGGGCCCTGCACCACGTCGAACTCCACCGGCTGGCCCTCCTTGAGGGTCTTGAAGCCGTTGCCCTGGATCGCGGAGTAGTGGACAAACAGGTCTTCACCACCCTCCTGGCTGATGAACCCGAAGCCCTTCACCTCGTTGAACCACTTCACGGTACCATTCGCACGCACGGAACTGTTCACCTCCTTCAGTCCTGCCGGGGCCGCCGCGTGGCGACCGTCGCGCCACCCGCCGTGCCCCGTGAAAAAAACAGCCGCAGAAGCCCTGGATTCAGCCCCTGCGGCATACCTCTCGTGCAGCACGTGCAGCCAAATCAATCCCCAACGAAGTCTAGATTTGGGTCCGCGTGGTGTCAACGCGAAAGTGCCGTGGCGCCGCACGGAAGCGCCGTGCGTGTGAGGCGCGCCGGTTCGGATCGCGTCGAAGGCGCCGGCGCCGGCGGACGGGCGGGAATCCCAAAGGGCGGGAATCCCGCGTTGAGCCCGAGCCGTTTCCGCGATACCATCATGAGCGGGAGATCGCCTCTCCTCCGCGCGGTCCCCCCCGGAACCGGAGACACCCGCATGCGCTGCACCGCGTCCCGACTCGCACTTCTCCTGGCCGCCATGCTTACATCCGCCTGCGCCTCGCGGGCGGCTCTTGCGCGCGCGGTTCCCGCGCCCGGCGTGAATGCGCCCGCGCCCACCGGTGGGACTTCCGCGCCCGCGCCTGCCACACCCGCAGCGGAGCCCTTCCCCTTCGAGCCCGACCGGGAGCTTCCCGCGCACTCGCTGAAGCCCTCCATGGCCGCGGCCGAGAGCCTGCACTCCTACGACGCGCTGCACTACCGGCTGGACCTGGACTTCCCGTGCCTGGGCACCAGCCTGTCGGGCACCTGCGCGATCACCCTGCGCGCGTCGGCCCCGCTGGGGACCGTGACCTTCGATTGCGTTTCCCTCAACGTGGATGCCGTGACCCAGCAGGAAGCCCCCGCGCCCTTCTCCGTGGCGGGTGGTCAGCTCACGGTGACGCTGCCGCACGCGCTGGCCGCGGGGGAGAGCACGGTGGTCACCGTGACGTATCACGGCCCCGCCGCGCGCGGTTACTACCAGGCGTATCCCGAGACGTGGTTCACGTTCACCGAGCCGTCGAACGCGCGCTACTGGTTCCCGTGCTACGACCAGCCGTGGGACAAGGCCACATCCGAGATTCACGCCACCGTGCCGGACACCATGTTCGTGGCCTCCAACGGCGTGCAGATCGCGCCCCCGGACTGGAACCCGGTGACGCGGAAGAAGACCTATCACTGGGGCACGAACTTCCCGGTCGCCACCTACCTGGTCTCGGTGGCCATCGGCAACTACGCGGAACTGGCCGACAGCGCGGCCTACGTGCCGCTGCGAAGCTACGTGCTGCGCGCCGACTCCGCCAAGGCGGCGGTGGACTTCTCGCGCCTGCCGGACATGGTGGACTTCTACGGCTCGATCTGGGGCCAGTACCCGTTCGAGAACTACGGCATGGCCGCCACCAAGAACTTCGGCGGCGGGATGGAGCACCAGACGCGCACCACCATCTCGCGCGGCTGGATCACCGGCACGCGCTCCTGGGAGAGGGGGTACGCGCACGAGCTGTCGCACCAGTGGTGGGGCGACATGGTGACCTGCCTCTCGTGGCCCAACGTGTGGCTGAACGAGGGCTTCGCCAGTTACGGCGACATCCTCTTCACCGAGCATGCTTACGGTGCGGATTCGGCGCGCACGCGGCTGCGCGCGTGGGCCGTGGCGTACTTCAAGGAAGAGTCCACCTCCAGCTACTCCCTCTACAACCCGCCCTCGAACAAGCTGTTCGGGCTGAGCATCTACTACAAGGGCGCGTGGGCTCTGCACATGCTGCGGCACGTCATGGGCGACAGCGCGTTCGTGCGCGGATGGCGGGACTTCGGCGCCGCCCACCGCTACGCGGGGGCCACGGTGGCGGACTTCCAGGCGGCGATGGAGGCCCGCTACGGCGGCCCGCTGAACTGGTTCTTCGACCCGTGGATCCACGGGAAGGGCCACCCGGTGTTGCGCGTGAGCCGGAACACGGTGCCACGGGTCACGGGCGGGTACTTCAACTACGTCACGCTGGAACAGGTGCAGCCCGGTGGCGGCGTGTTCCGGATGCCGGTGGAGCTCGGGCTGCGCGCGGGCGGGCGCGACACCGTGGTGACGGTCTGGATCGGGCAGGACGGCTCGGCGACTTCCACGTCGCAGTGCACGCTGGAATGGCCGGTGGACAGTGTCACGGTGGACCCCGCTGGATGGCTCCTCTTCCAACAGGCTCCGTCCGGCGCGATCAGCGACACCGGGCCGGGCGGTGGGGCGGCACGGACGCTGCGGTTCACGCGGTCGCAGACTGCGGGGGGGGTGGTGGAGCTGACCTTCGAGGTTCCCGCCGCGCTGTCGGGCCGGCCCGCGGTGCTGGAGGTCTTCGACGTACAGGGCCGGCGGGCGGCCGTGCTGTGGCGGGGGCCGGCCGAGCCCGGAAGGTTCCGGGCCCGCTGGTCGGGGGCCGTGGGAGAGGGCGCCGGGGTGCTGGGCGCCGGCCGGGCCCCGTCGGGACCCTCCGCGGCGGGCGTGTACTTCGCCCGGATTTCCGCCGGGGGGGAGGCCGCCGCCGCGAAATTGCTGTGGATGAAGTAAGGCTCTCCGGGTATCATTAGCGCGCTGGTCCGCATCGTATCCGCAACCTGGCCGCCGCATCCGTCACACCCGTGACGACCCCACAGTCCCCGGAGGGTTCACGATGTTCCGCAGTCGTTTCCGTTCCACGCTGGCCGTATCCGTGCTCGCCGCCGCGACGGTGGCGGTGATCGTCGCCGTCGCTCCGGCAAAGGACGCCGCCTCGCCGACCCTCGTGAAGCGTGGTGCCTACCTGGTGCGCTTCGCGGGCTGTGGCGACTGCCACACGCCCGGCACCTTCTACGGCGCCCCGGACATGAAGCGCGCTCTCTCGGGGAGCGAGATCGGCTGGCAGGGTCCGTGGGGCGTGTCCTATGCCCGCAACCTGACGCCCGACGCCGCCACCGGCCTCGGCAAGTGGAGCGAGGCGGACATCGTCCGCGCCATCCGCACCGGGATCCGCCCCGACGGCCGGCTCCTCAACCCCCCGATGCCGTGGCAGGGCTTCGCGGGCTTGAGCGACGAGGACGCCATGAGCATCGCGGCGTACCTGAAGAGCCTGCCCGCCGTGCACCACAAGGTGCCGGACGGGGTGCCCCCCGGAACGAAGGCGGACGGTTCGATCATCGTGTTTCCGCCGCCGACGGCGTGGGATGCCCCGAGGGGCATGCCGCCGGCAGGGAAGAAGTAGGGCACACATTCCTGCCTGCCTGGCGCAGGCCGTGGAGCCAGCTCGCACAAGCCACGAGGGGCAGGCGTTCGCGCCTGCCCCTCGATCGTCCTGGAGATTCTGCGTCCTGGGTTCGGCAGGCGTGAGACCCCGTCCTTCCGGGGCCGAGATCTGGCAGGCTCGGCGACCTGCCCTACGACTTCCTCCTCTCCGCCAGGATCAGCTCCCGCCCCGCCAGGTACAGCAGGAGCGTCAGGATCGCGAACGGAATCATCGAGAGCAGGTCTGCGTTCGGCCCGTTGAAGAACGGGTTGTGCGCGGTGGACCACGCTTCGAACCTGCCGTTGACGTCGCTCATCATGCCGGCGAGGAAGGCCACCACGATCCCGGCGATGGCGCCGCCGGCGATGTAGCCTGAGGCCATCAGCACGCCGGGGCTCTTGTCGCCCTCGGCGGTGAGCTGCTCGGGAGTGAGCTCGCGGTCCTTGAACTTGGAGTGCTTGAGCCAGCGGTCCACCAGCCAGCGGACCATGCCGCCGACGAAAATGGGAGTGGAGGAGGAGATGGGCAGGTACACGCCCACCGCGAAAGCCAGTGAGGGGATGCCGGCCATCTCCAGCACCACGGCGATCATCACGCCCAGCAGCACCAGGCCCCACGGCAGCTGGTGGTTGAGGATCCCCTTGATGATGTAGGACATCAGCGTGGCCTTGGGCGCGTCGTACTTGGTGACGCTGGTGCCGTCGGGCCGCGTGCGGTGCACGCCGTTGATGCCCGGGTCCACCAGGTACACCGGCACGCCCTGGTCCGTGACCAGGTAGCGGCCCGGCAGGCCGCCGGCGTCGTCGGTCTTCTGCCACACGCGGTAGGTGGCCCCGTCCGCGGCCGCCTGCGGGCCGCGCACCTTCTCGGCGTGGCCCAGCTGGGCCGGAAGCGCGCGCAGCGTCGCCGGGAAGTTGTTCTGGACGCGGTAGGCCACCTTGCCGGCGGCATCCACGAGGTACTCGCCGGGGTCGAGGCCCTTCACCGGCGCCGCGGTGCCCGGCGCCACCGCGAGCACGCGGTAGTCGCCGCGCGCGGGCGGGCGGAGGGCATCCTGGAATTGCGGCAGCGCCTGCGCCGCTTCCGGGGTCAGCGCGGGCGCCTGCCCGCGCACCGCCTCGAAGCCCAGCCGTGGCACGTACACCGTGGCGGCGTCGTTGAGCTTGAGCAGAATCGGTCCCAGCACCAGCGCCGAGGCGAACGCGCCGACCAGGATGGCGATCTGCTGCAGCCGCGGCGTGCCGCCCACAAGGAACCCGGCCTTGAGCCCCTGCGACGTGGCCCCGCCGTTGGATGCGGCGATGCACACGATGCCGCCCACCGACAGCGCGGTGACGTAGTAGGTGGGGCCGGTCCATCCGATCAGCACGAAGATCAGGCAGGTGAGCAGCAGCGTGGCCACCGTCATCCCGGAGATGGGGTTGGAGGACGACCCGATCTCGCCCACCAGTCGCGAAGACACGGTGACGAACAGGAACCCGAACACCACGATCAGGAGCGCCCCCAGCAGGTTCATGTGCAGGGTGCGGAAGATCATGATCATCGCGATCAGCGCCAGGATGCCGCCCACCACGAAGCGCATCGAGATGTCCTGCTCGGTGCGCACCATGCTGGCCGAGGCGCCGGGGCTGGCCTGCACGTCGCGCACGCCCTCCTTCAGGCTGTGCCAGATCGTGGGCAGCGAGCGGAACAGGCTGATGATGCCGCCCGCGGCCACCGCGCCGGCGCCGATGTAGAGCACGTACGCGCCGCGGATCTCGCTGGGGCCCATCTCGCTGATGGGGATGGTGCCCGGCGGCAGCGGGCCGGTCATGCCCTCGCCGAAGTACTTGATCATCGGGATCAGCACCAGGTAGGCGAGCACGCCGCCGCCGCACATGATCGACGAGATGGTCGGGCCGATGATGTAGCCCACGCCCAGCAGCGCCGGGGAGATCTCCGCGGCGATCGAGCCGGACTTGAAGGGCGCGCCGAAGACCTTCTGCGGCGTGTCCTTCCAGCCGCGGAACGCGGCCATGACCACGTGGTACACGAAGCCCACGCCGAAGCCGGTGAAGATGGTGCGCGCCCCTGTGGGTGAGGCCGCCGCGTCGGAGGCCGCCGCGTGCCGCCCGGTGGCCGCCGCGGCGCGCGACTCCGCGGAGGCTCCCGCCACCAGCACCTCGGCGCACGCCGTGCCCTCCGGGTACTTCAGGCGCCCGTGCTGCTGCACGATCAGCGCCCGCCGCAGCGGGATCATCATCAGGATCCCCAGCAGCCCGCCCAGCATGGCCACCAGCGTGACCCGCGCGATCTCCAGGTCGAAGCCCAGGATCATGATCGCCGGCATGGTGACGCCCACCCCGAAGGCGATGGACTCGCCCGCCGAGCCCGCGATCTGCACGATGTTGTTCTCGAGGATGGTGGCGTCGCGCGTGCCCAGCTTCGACAGGATCCGGAAGAAGGTGATGCTCAGCACCGCCACCGGGATGGAGGCGCTCACCGTGAGGCCCACCTTGAGCACCAGGTACAGCGAGGAGGCGCCGAAGACGACCCCCAGCAGCGTGCCCAGGATCAGCGGGACCGGGGTGAACTCCGCGAGCCGGGCCGAGGCGGGAATGTAGGGCTCGTAGGCGGAGACGTCGGCGCCTCCGGGCGAGGCGTGCGAATGACGCTTGGCGGGAACGGGGTTGCCGCTCGACATCGGGCGTGACCTCCGGCAAGGGACATCGAACCGGGAGCGCGCCTTGCGATCAGGATGGAATCGGCGCGCGCGAGAAGGCAGCACTCCGAAAGGAGCCATTGTGCGCACGCGGCGGAAGGGGTGTCAATCAGCCGGTTACAGCAGCGGCGAGTCGTCCTGCACCGGCGCGGGCGGCACGCGCCTGCGGATCTGCCGCACCTCGTACTCGACGTCGGCGCCGCCGTCGCCGGTGAGCGTCACCCGGTCGCCGACCTTGTGGCCCTGCAGTGCGCGGCCCGCCGGGGCCAGGTAGCCCACCACCTCCGGGCCGTGATCGCTGTCGCCTTCGCCCAGGATCCACACCGTGCGCTCGGCGCCGTCCCCGTGGAGCACCACCTCGGTGCCCGGGCCGGCCGAATCCTCGCGGACGCTTATCTCCTCGATCAGGCGAGCGCGGTGAATCAGCGACTGCAGCTGCTCGCAGCGCTGGGTGGTCTGGCGCTGCTTCAGCTTGGCGGCGTCGTACTCGGCGTTTTCCCTCAGGTCCCCCAGCTCCCGGGCCTTGCGGATGGCCAGCGGGATGGTGGTCTTGAGCTCTCGGTCCAGGCGCTCCAGTTCGGTGACGTGTCGGTCGAAGGTGCGGCGGGTCATCAGCGTGGCGTCGGCGTCGGTGGAGCCGGCGCTGGGGATCTCGAGCTTGCGGAATGCCGCGGCGCGGCTCTCCTCGGCGGCGTTGGAAATTGCCGCGGCCGGGGTGGCGCGCAGGAACTCCATGACCGGGAACAGGAAGCGGTCCGAGGAGCGCCAGTGGCGGACCAGTTGCTCCAGCGTGATCGCCAGATCCTCGGGCGGGGGCGCGTTCTTCAGCAGCCGCAGCAGCGCGCCTTCGTTTGCGTCCAGCATGCCGAGCGCCTCCTTCACCACCGGCTCCGGGGCGCGGCCCTCCAGCACCGAGACCAGCGCCAGCACGGCACGCCACGGCTTGAACCACGAGGGGCTCTCCGTCTTGTTCAGCGCCTCGGCGCACAGGGCCACCGCCGCGGCCGGCAGCTCACTGGCGCGCTCCAGCAGCCGCTCCAGCTCCGCCCCGGCGCATTCGCCCCAGCGCTCCTGCAGCGCCCTCTGGCACAGCGCCCGCAACTCCGCCTTCTTCGAGCCCAGGAACGGGGGCAGCAGCGAGGCCCAGCGCGAATGGCGGGTCAGCAGGTCGAACCAGTACTCCTGGTCGCGGACGGAGCTCCAGTTGGGCGCGTCCAGTTCCACCGGGTCCAGCCCGCCCGCGATGGCGGACCAGTCGTCGGCGTCCTCGGGGAACCAGCGGGCCAGCGTGAGCACCGCGGCGGCGCGCTCGAGGTCGCCCAGCCCCGGGTCGGACGCCCACGACTGGAAGTACGGGCGGTAGCGCTTCTTCGCCTCCTCCAGCGCCCCGGGGTGCTGCGCGAGGAAGCGCGTGAGCATGGTGACAGCGGTCTTGGGGCCCTTCTTGGTGTCCAGCCGCGGGAGCGTGCGCCCGGCGGTGCCGCCGTCGCGCACCAGGTGGATCACGTCGCGATAGGCCTCGTGGTCGTCCAGGCGCGGGTGGTCCGCGGCCGCGGCCTTGGCCTTCTTCCACCACGCCGCGAACGACTTGGTGGGAAACCCCAGGTGCGCCAGGTGCTTCTTGAGGTCGCTGCTCTTGGCGGTGCCGCCGAGGTCCTGCAGCGCGTCGGCCAGCACGCCGCCAGGGTCGGTGTCGAAGCGCGCCATGGTGACTTCCCGGTCGCGGGCGAGCTGCGACTTCAGACTGTCGGGGGCGAGCAGGATCAGGCTTTGCTTCGCGAAGTTCACGGTCATGCTGTGCCCGGCCTTGGCCGGGAAGTCGATCTGGACGCGCTGGCCGTCGTTGCTCCGGATGATGCCCAGACCCATGCTGTTGTGCTCCACCACCAGCCCGGGCCTCCACGTCCACAGCTCGTCCCACGACTTCAGGGAGTCGCCCAGGTCGGTCCCGATGCGCGAGATCCCGGAATGGTCCAGGAACTCCTCCAGGTGGGAGAAGCCCGCATGCAGCGAGCGCATGGCCTGCAGCAGCGCCGGGCGGATATTCTCGCCCGCCACCGCGCGCTCCACGGCCAGGCGCAGCGCGCCCACGAGCCGGCGGTCCAGCGGGTCGTGCAGCCAGCGCAGCATGCCCAGGTCCAGGTAGCCGGTCACGCGGTCGGCCTGCCCGGCGCGCATCAGCGGCAGCAGCGAGTCGATGGCCGCCTCGTGCGAGGTGGGCTCGTCGCCCTCCAGCACCGCCAGCATGCATTCATCGAGGGCCGGCCAGTCGGACGTCTCCACCAGCCCGCGCAGCGCCGCCCCGCGCCACTCCAGTTCGCCGCACGAATCCCCGCGTGCGCGGGCCCGCGCCGCCAGCCTGAGCGCGACCTGCGCGCTGCCCTGGTCCAGCTGCCACGCCTGCTCCAGCGCCTGCTCGAGCCGCGCCTCGTCGCCCAGCGATTCCAGCGCGCGCACCTGCAGCCGTGCCGCCGCCGCCGAGGGGTGTGATTCCAGCACCTCCTCCGCCACCGCGAGCGCGGCCGCTGCGTCCCCGCCCTGGAACAGCCGGTCGGCCACCTTCATGAGCTCGCGCTCCCACTCCTCGACCCGGTTGGTGTGGCCGGCCAGGTGGGCGCGCAGGTAGTCGCCCCACAGCGCGGCGCCCTTGCGTTTCTCGAGGTTCTCGACGCGCGCGGCGAATTTCTCGGCCTGCCCGGCGTCCACCGCGTCCGTGGCGAAGGCGGCGAGCGAGGCACGGAGGTCGGCCGTGAAGATGAGGATCTCGTCGTGGAGTTCGCGGGGCAGGCGTTCGTACTGTTGGAAGCGTTCTTCGAGCAAGGGGCCTCCGGGGTTTGCGGCGGATTGCGAACCATGAAGATAGCAGATTCCCCCGGGTTGAGCGAACGGCCCGCCCGCGCCATAATCCGGCGCAGGGCGGGCCGCGAATTCGGGGTCGGGCCGGATCCCCCGCCCGGGATTGGGGGCGCCGTGCCCGGGGCGCCGGGGAAGCCGGGCGGAGGGCCGGAATTGGCCGGGTATTACAGCCGCACCCTGTCGGCCGAACGGCTGCGCGCCTGCTACGAGGTGGCCCCGCCGCGGGCGAAGGCCTACCTGGAGGCGGAGGTCGGGTTCGTGCTGGACCACGCCGGCGCGGGAATGCGCGCGCTGGAGCTCGGCTGCGGCTACGGCCGCGTGTTGCGGCGCCTGGCCGGGGCGGTGCGGTCCACGGTCGGCGTGGACACCTCCCGGGCGAGCCTGGGTCTCGCGCGCGAGTTCCTGTCGGGGCTCCCGGCGGTGAAACTCCTGGCCATGGACGCGGCCCGGATGGGCCTGTCCGACGCCTCGTTCGACCTGACCGTCTGCGTGCAGAATGGGATCTCCGCATTCGCAGCCGACCGGCGGGCACTGCTGGCCGAGGCCGTGCGGGTGACGCGGCGCGGCGGCACGGTGCTCTTCTCCAGCTACGCCGCGAGCTTCTGGGAGGCCCGCCTGGAGTGGTTCGAGGCGCAGGCGGCGAGGGGGCTGATCGGCAGGATCGACCGCCGCGCGACCGGCGACGGCGTGATCGTCTGCGAGGACGGGTTCCGGGCCACCACCGTGGATGCCGCGGGCTTCGAGGCGCTGGCGTCGGATCTCGGCCTGGCCTGCCGGATCGTGGAGGTCGCGAGCTCCAGTCTCTGCTGTGAAATCACGATTCCCTGAGTGTTCCGGCCGGATCCGGCGCGCGCAATCAACTGGAGGCTTCCGTTGGACCCGAAATTGACTGACTTCGGCAGCGACACCGCCACCCGCCCGGGCGCGGCCATGCGCCGCGCCATGGCCGAGGCCGTGGTGGGCGACGAACAGCGCCGCGAGGACCCCACCGTGACCCGGCTGGAGGAGATGATCGCGCCGATCCTGGGACAGGAGGCGGCGGTGTTCCTGCCGTCGGCCACCATGGCCAACGCGATCGCCTTCAAGGTGCACATCCGCCCGGGGGAGGAAGTGATCCTCGAGACGTGGGCCCACCCCGCGAACTTCGAGGGCGGCGGCCCGGCGGGGCTGGCCGGTGCCTCCCTGCGCCTCCTCCCCGGACGGTGCGGAATCTTCACCGCGCAGCAGGTGGAGGAGGCGATCCGGCCGGACGACCCGCACTTTCCGCGCACCCGCCTGGTGTCGGTGGAGCAGACCACCAACATCGGCGGGGGGGCGGTGTGGAGCCTGGAGCAGGTGAAATCCGTGGTGGAGGTGGCGCGGCGACACGGGCTGCGCGCGCACCTGGACGGAGCGCGGCTGATGAACGCGCAGATGGCCGCCGGCGTGCCCGCCGCCCGGTTCGGCTCGTTGTTCGACTCGGTGACGCTGTGCTTCTCGAAGGGTCTGGGCGCGCCGGTGGGAGCGGTCACGGCGGGCTCACGCGCCTACGCCGCGGAGGCGCGCCGCCTCAAGCACATGCTGGGTGGCGCCATGCGCCAGGCGGGTGTGCTGGCGGCCGCCTGCCTGTACGCTCTGGAACACCACGTGGACCGGCTCGCCGAGGACCACGCCAACGCGAGGCTGCTGGGCCAGGGCCTTGCCGCCATCCCCGGCATCACGCTGGACCCGCCCGAGATCCAGAGCAACATGGTCTTCTTCCGCGTGGACGGGCTGGGCCTGACCTCGCGCGAGTTCGTGGCCGAGCTGCTCAAGCACGGCGTGCGCATGGGTTCCAACGTGCCCCCGCGCATCCGCGCCGTGACACACCTGGACGTGGACCGCGCCGCGGTGGACCGCGCCCTGGAGGCCGCGCGCGCGGTGGCCGACGCCGCGCGCGGCGCGGCCCGGCGATGAGGCCGGGGAGGACCGGGCGATGGTCTCACTGAAGGACAAGGTGGCGGTGGTCACCGGCAGCACCCGGGGCATCGGCCGCGCCATCGCGGAGCTGCTGCTGGCCGAGGGCGCCCGGGTGATGGTCTCGGCCCGCGACGCGGCCGCCGTGGACGCCGCCGTCCGGGATCTGGCGTCGCGCGGGCCCGTGGCCGGACGCGCCTGCGACGTGCGCGACCGCGCCCAGGTGGAGGCGCTCGTCGCCGACACGGAGGAGCGCTTCGGGGGCCTGGACATCCTGGTCAACAACGCCGGGGTGGGCGTGTTCAAGGACGTGCAGGCGATGAGCGACGACGAGTGGGACTCGGTGATGCGCACCAACGTGGACGGCGTGTTCTTTGCCTGCCGCGCGGCGGTGCCCGCGCTGCGGCGGAGGGGTGGCGGCGCGATCATCAACATCGGGAGCCTGGCCGGGAAGCAGGCGTTCGCGGGCGCGGCCGCCTACTGCGCGTCCAAGCACGCGCTGGTGGGCTTCTCGGAAGCGCTGATGCTGGAGGTGCGCCACGACCACATCCGGGTGGCGTACGTGATGCCGGGCAGCGTGGAAACGGACTTCGGAGGCTCCGGCCGCCCGGCCGCCCCGTGGAAGCTGTCGTCCGGAGACGTGGCGGAAGTGGTGGTGGGCCTGCTGAAGCAGAACCC belongs to Candidatus Eisenbacteria bacterium and includes:
- a CDS encoding cold-shock protein — translated: MRANGTVKWFNEVKGFGFISQEGGEDLFVHYSAIQGNGFKTLKEGQPVEFDVVQGPKGLQAANVNPK
- a CDS encoding M1 family metallopeptidase, producing MRCTASRLALLLAAMLTSACASRAALARAVPAPGVNAPAPTGGTSAPAPATPAAEPFPFEPDRELPAHSLKPSMAAAESLHSYDALHYRLDLDFPCLGTSLSGTCAITLRASAPLGTVTFDCVSLNVDAVTQQEAPAPFSVAGGQLTVTLPHALAAGESTVVTVTYHGPAARGYYQAYPETWFTFTEPSNARYWFPCYDQPWDKATSEIHATVPDTMFVASNGVQIAPPDWNPVTRKKTYHWGTNFPVATYLVSVAIGNYAELADSAAYVPLRSYVLRADSAKAAVDFSRLPDMVDFYGSIWGQYPFENYGMAATKNFGGGMEHQTRTTISRGWITGTRSWERGYAHELSHQWWGDMVTCLSWPNVWLNEGFASYGDILFTEHAYGADSARTRLRAWAVAYFKEESTSSYSLYNPPSNKLFGLSIYYKGAWALHMLRHVMGDSAFVRGWRDFGAAHRYAGATVADFQAAMEARYGGPLNWFFDPWIHGKGHPVLRVSRNTVPRVTGGYFNYVTLEQVQPGGGVFRMPVELGLRAGGRDTVVTVWIGQDGSATSTSQCTLEWPVDSVTVDPAGWLLFQQAPSGAISDTGPGGGAARTLRFTRSQTAGGVVELTFEVPAALSGRPAVLEVFDVQGRRAAVLWRGPAEPGRFRARWSGAVGEGAGVLGAGRAPSGPSAAGVYFARISAGGEAAAAKLLWMK
- a CDS encoding cytochrome c; the protein is MFRSRFRSTLAVSVLAAATVAVIVAVAPAKDAASPTLVKRGAYLVRFAGCGDCHTPGTFYGAPDMKRALSGSEIGWQGPWGVSYARNLTPDAATGLGKWSEADIVRAIRTGIRPDGRLLNPPMPWQGFAGLSDEDAMSIAAYLKSLPAVHHKVPDGVPPGTKADGSIIVFPPPTAWDAPRGMPPAGKK
- a CDS encoding oligopeptide transporter, OPT family: MSSGNPVPAKRHSHASPGGADVSAYEPYIPASARLAEFTPVPLILGTLLGVVFGASSLYLVLKVGLTVSASIPVAVLSITFFRILSKLGTRDATILENNIVQIAGSAGESIAFGVGVTMPAIMILGFDLEIARVTLVAMLGGLLGILMMIPLRRALIVQQHGRLKYPEGTACAEVLVAGASAESRAAAATGRHAAASDAAASPTGARTIFTGFGVGFVYHVVMAAFRGWKDTPQKVFGAPFKSGSIAAEISPALLGVGYIIGPTISSIMCGGGVLAYLVLIPMIKYFGEGMTGPLPPGTIPISEMGPSEIRGAYVLYIGAGAVAAGGIISLFRSLPTIWHSLKEGVRDVQASPGASASMVRTEQDISMRFVVGGILALIAMIMIFRTLHMNLLGALLIVVFGFLFVTVSSRLVGEIGSSSNPISGMTVATLLLTCLIFVLIGWTGPTYYVTALSVGGIVCIAASNGGATSQGLKAGFLVGGTPRLQQIAILVGAFASALVLGPILLKLNDAATVYVPRLGFEAVRGQAPALTPEAAQALPQFQDALRPPARGDYRVLAVAPGTAAPVKGLDPGEYLVDAAGKVAYRVQNNFPATLRALPAQLGHAEKVRGPQAAADGATYRVWQKTDDAGGLPGRYLVTDQGVPVYLVDPGINGVHRTRPDGTSVTKYDAPKATLMSYIIKGILNHQLPWGLVLLGVMIAVVLEMAGIPSLAFAVGVYLPISSSTPIFVGGMVRWLVDRWLKHSKFKDRELTPEQLTAEGDKSPGVLMASGYIAGGAIAGIVVAFLAGMMSDVNGRFEAWSTAHNPFFNGPNADLLSMIPFAILTLLLYLAGRELILAERRKS
- a CDS encoding GreA/GreB family elongation factor is translated as MLEERFQQYERLPRELHDEILIFTADLRASLAAFATDAVDAGQAEKFAARVENLEKRKGAALWGDYLRAHLAGHTNRVEEWERELMKVADRLFQGGDAAAALAVAEEVLESHPSAAAARLQVRALESLGDEARLEQALEQAWQLDQGSAQVALRLAARARARGDSCGELEWRGAALRGLVETSDWPALDECMLAVLEGDEPTSHEAAIDSLLPLMRAGQADRVTGYLDLGMLRWLHDPLDRRLVGALRLAVERAVAGENIRPALLQAMRSLHAGFSHLEEFLDHSGISRIGTDLGDSLKSWDELWTWRPGLVVEHNSMGLGIIRSNDGQRVQIDFPAKAGHSMTVNFAKQSLILLAPDSLKSQLARDREVTMARFDTDPGGVLADALQDLGGTAKSSDLKKHLAHLGFPTKSFAAWWKKAKAAAADHPRLDDHEAYRDVIHLVRDGGTAGRTLPRLDTKKGPKTAVTMLTRFLAQHPGALEEAKKRYRPYFQSWASDPGLGDLERAAAVLTLARWFPEDADDWSAIAGGLDPVELDAPNWSSVRDQEYWFDLLTRHSRWASLLPPFLGSKKAELRALCQRALQERWGECAGAELERLLERASELPAAAVALCAEALNKTESPSWFKPWRAVLALVSVLEGRAPEPVVKEALGMLDANEGALLRLLKNAPPPEDLAITLEQLVRHWRSSDRFLFPVMEFLRATPAAAISNAAEESRAAAFRKLEIPSAGSTDADATLMTRRTFDRHVTELERLDRELKTTIPLAIRKARELGDLRENAEYDAAKLKQRQTTQRCEQLQSLIHRARLIEEISVREDSAGPGTEVVLHGDGAERTVWILGEGDSDHGPEVVGYLAPAGRALQGHKVGDRVTLTGDGGADVEYEVRQIRRRVPPAPVQDDSPLL
- a CDS encoding class I SAM-dependent methyltransferase; this translates as MAGYYSRTLSAERLRACYEVAPPRAKAYLEAEVGFVLDHAGAGMRALELGCGYGRVLRRLAGAVRSTVGVDTSRASLGLAREFLSGLPAVKLLAMDAARMGLSDASFDLTVCVQNGISAFAADRRALLAEAVRVTRRGGTVLFSSYAASFWEARLEWFEAQAARGLIGRIDRRATGDGVIVCEDGFRATTVDAAGFEALASDLGLACRIVEVASSSLCCEITIP
- a CDS encoding aminotransferase class I/II-fold pyridoxal phosphate-dependent enzyme; protein product: MTDFGSDTATRPGAAMRRAMAEAVVGDEQRREDPTVTRLEEMIAPILGQEAAVFLPSATMANAIAFKVHIRPGEEVILETWAHPANFEGGGPAGLAGASLRLLPGRCGIFTAQQVEEAIRPDDPHFPRTRLVSVEQTTNIGGGAVWSLEQVKSVVEVARRHGLRAHLDGARLMNAQMAAGVPAARFGSLFDSVTLCFSKGLGAPVGAVTAGSRAYAAEARRLKHMLGGAMRQAGVLAAACLYALEHHVDRLAEDHANARLLGQGLAAIPGITLDPPEIQSNMVFFRVDGLGLTSREFVAELLKHGVRMGSNVPPRIRAVTHLDVDRAAVDRALEAARAVADAARGAARR